One genomic window of Candidatus Eisenbacteria bacterium includes the following:
- a CDS encoding competence/damage-inducible protein A, whose product MVTEIITIGSELLRGLVRNTNIDLISGLLAEAGLKPTYHTTVGDEAEFIAEAFRTAVHRAETVITTGGLGPTSDDITRKVIATVFRRRLILDREALDGIRARFKDRGLEMPPINEAQALIPRGANVIANSRGTAPGLHFTHVKTECFALPGVPSEAEEMLRGYVIPFLKRRNPGLVSAIRVVRTIGVSESALAERLQGFEREEPELKLGTIARASGVDLHLSASSVDAMWLQGVLDRGERKLIGRAGASVYALGSGTLSEAVGEALLQHGLTIATAESFTGGSVGAALVATAGSSRYYRGGIIAYSNESKEKLLGVSAETLRRFGAVSAEVAREMARGARERLGAACSVSTTGIAGPDGGTAEKPVGLAYIGYSTPEGDLSERYAFGGSRADIVTRASFFALDLVRRSLRAGVPWSEPSSRS is encoded by the coding sequence ATGGTCACCGAGATCATCACCATAGGAAGCGAGCTTTTACGAGGACTGGTCCGGAACACCAATATCGACCTGATCTCGGGGCTGCTCGCGGAGGCGGGCCTCAAGCCCACCTACCATACGACGGTGGGCGACGAGGCCGAGTTCATCGCGGAGGCGTTCCGAACCGCGGTCCACCGCGCCGAGACGGTGATCACGACCGGCGGGCTCGGCCCGACCTCCGACGACATCACCCGCAAGGTGATCGCGACCGTCTTCCGCCGGCGGCTCATCTTGGACCGGGAGGCGCTGGACGGGATCCGGGCGCGCTTCAAGGATCGCGGTCTGGAAATGCCACCGATCAACGAGGCCCAGGCTCTGATCCCCCGCGGAGCAAACGTGATCGCGAACTCCCGGGGTACGGCCCCCGGGCTTCACTTCACCCACGTGAAAACCGAGTGTTTCGCCCTCCCCGGCGTCCCGTCCGAGGCGGAGGAGATGCTCCGCGGCTACGTGATCCCGTTCTTGAAGAGAAGGAATCCCGGGCTCGTTTCGGCGATCCGGGTCGTTCGCACGATCGGAGTTTCGGAATCGGCTCTGGCCGAGAGGCTCCAGGGATTCGAGCGGGAGGAACCGGAGCTCAAGCTGGGCACCATCGCCAGGGCCTCGGGCGTGGATCTTCACCTGAGCGCGTCCTCCGTCGACGCGATGTGGCTCCAGGGAGTCCTGGACCGCGGCGAGCGAAAGCTCATCGGCCGCGCGGGCGCCTCGGTCTACGCGCTCGGGAGCGGGACCCTTTCCGAGGCGGTGGGGGAGGCGCTCCTCCAGCACGGTCTCACGATCGCGACCGCGGAGTCCTTCACGGGAGGGAGCGTCGGGGCCGCCCTGGTCGCGACCGCCGGGAGCTCCCGTTACTATCGTGGAGGCATCATCGCGTACTCGAACGAGTCGAAGGAGAAGCTCCTCGGCGTTTCCGCGGAGACGCTGCGGCGTTTCGGCGCGGTGAGCGCCGAGGTGGCGAGGGAGATGGCGCGGGGCGCCCGGGAACGGTTGGGCGCCGCGTGCTCCGTATCCACGACGGGGATTGCGGGGCCCGACGGAGGCACGGCGGAGAAGCCGGTCGGGCTCGCCTACATCGGATATTCCACGCCGGAGGGGGACCTGAGCGAGCGGTACGCATTCGGCGGCTCGCGCGCCGACATCGTCACCCGGGCCTCGTTCTTCGCGCTGGATCTCGTCCGGAGGAGCCTCCGGGCGGGAGTCCCATGGTCCGAACCTTCGTCGCGCTCTTGA
- the thpR gene encoding RNA 2',3'-cyclic phosphodiesterase: MVRTFVALLIPSAWAEYLAQVERDLAGRMSGLSWVKPENVHLTIRFLGDLGDSGVRRAGDSVRRGAEPHEAFVAKLGEWGAFPSPNRPRVLWAGLRDGAPEAIALARSVNQSLQRAGFGPPDKPFRPHVTLARVRERAQGVEAFREYAPPPAPDAAVLDEIVVMKSDLHPTGARYTPLVEIRLRKPGA; this comes from the coding sequence ATGGTCCGAACCTTCGTCGCGCTCTTGATCCCGAGCGCGTGGGCGGAGTATCTGGCCCAGGTGGAGCGCGATCTCGCCGGGCGCATGTCGGGGCTTTCGTGGGTGAAGCCGGAAAACGTGCACCTGACGATCCGGTTCCTGGGGGATCTCGGGGACTCGGGCGTCCGCCGAGCCGGCGATTCCGTCCGGCGGGGGGCCGAACCGCACGAGGCCTTTGTCGCCAAGCTGGGCGAATGGGGCGCCTTCCCCTCGCCGAATCGGCCCCGGGTCCTCTGGGCCGGCTTGCGGGATGGGGCCCCGGAGGCGATCGCGCTCGCGCGTTCGGTGAACCAGAGCCTTCAACGCGCAGGCTTCGGCCCGCCCGATAAGCCGTTTCGGCCCCACGTCACCCTGGCGCGAGTTCGCGAGCGGGCCCAGGGCGTCGAGGCGTTCCGCGAGTACGCGCCGCCGCCCGCTCCGGACGCGGCGGTTCTCGACGAGATCGTGGTGATGAAAAGTGACCTACATCCGACCGGAGCCCGCTATACTCCGCTCGTGGAGATTCGTCTTCGGAAACCGGGAGCCTAG
- a CDS encoding phosphatidylglycerophosphatase A: protein MRGLAVLLATGFGLGYLPLAPATWASAATTLLLFATLPRLAFPAFLALTLGMIGLALLVSGPAERSLGHDAHPIVVDEVAGMFVTVCGVPAIGHAHPSHAITLGLGFVLFRFFDIWKPAPVGRAQSLPGAFGVVTDDVLAGIYANFVLQIFARAWP from the coding sequence GTGCGGGGCCTCGCTGTCCTGCTCGCGACGGGGTTCGGGCTGGGCTATCTCCCCCTCGCTCCCGCCACGTGGGCGTCCGCAGCCACGACCCTGCTCCTGTTCGCGACCTTGCCCCGGCTCGCGTTCCCGGCGTTTCTCGCGCTCACTCTCGGGATGATCGGACTCGCGCTTCTCGTGAGCGGCCCCGCGGAGCGCTCCCTCGGACACGACGCGCATCCGATCGTTGTGGACGAGGTCGCGGGGATGTTCGTCACGGTCTGTGGCGTGCCCGCGATCGGCCACGCGCATCCTTCCCACGCGATCACGCTCGGGCTTGGGTTCGTGCTCTTCCGCTTCTTCGACATCTGGAAACCGGCGCCGGTGGGGCGGGCGCAGAGTCTCCCGGGCGCATTCGGCGTCGTGACGGACGATGTTCTCGCCGGCATCTACGCCAACTTCGTGCTCCAGATTTTCGCGCGGGCTTGGCCGTAG